A DNA window from Magnetococcales bacterium contains the following coding sequences:
- a CDS encoding YifB family Mg chelatase-like AAA ATPase: MLARVDTIALDGIRAIPVEVEVDLGRGLPMLNMVGLPDGAVREAKDRVRAALKNSGVQLPARRVTINLAPADLPKEGSGYDLPMALGLLAAMELLPGESLRGRLFLGELALDGRLKPVPGCLPAAMLAKELGMTELIVPLANGVEGSLAGGRVVAPETLLELMRHLNGEKPLDPVPPTDWRKALEEEPRSGGSIRDLADVKGQEHARRALEVAAAGGHNLIMSGPPGSGKTLLARCLPGILPALTIEDALEVTAIHSVAGRLEGRSPLVTRRPFRTPHHTSSHVALIGGGGIPRPGEVSLAHRGVLFLDEIPEFGRSALESLREPLEAGDVGISRAARSTRFPARFQLVSACNPCPCGFRGHSQRPCRCTPIQVERYASRLSGPLLDRIDLHVEVPPVPPETLAALPSGESSAMVRQRVTEARMRQLARNGPGVLNADLDGAPLDRFAALDDESRELLLMASRKLCFSARTHNRILKVSRTIADLEGAESIAAGHLAEAIQFRMGGRFPGSG, encoded by the coding sequence GTGCTTGCCCGCGTTGACACCATCGCCCTGGATGGCATCCGGGCCATTCCCGTCGAGGTGGAAGTGGACCTGGGGCGGGGATTGCCCATGCTCAACATGGTGGGATTGCCGGATGGGGCGGTGCGGGAGGCCAAGGATCGGGTGCGGGCCGCGTTGAAGAACTCCGGCGTGCAACTGCCGGCGCGGCGGGTCACCATCAATCTGGCGCCGGCGGATCTGCCCAAGGAGGGCAGCGGCTATGATCTTCCCATGGCGCTGGGTTTGCTGGCGGCCATGGAGTTGTTGCCGGGAGAGTCGTTGCGTGGGCGGTTGTTCCTGGGGGAGTTGGCCCTGGATGGTCGTTTGAAGCCGGTTCCCGGCTGTCTGCCCGCAGCCATGCTGGCCAAAGAGTTGGGCATGACCGAGTTGATCGTGCCGTTGGCCAACGGGGTGGAAGGCTCCTTGGCCGGGGGACGGGTGGTGGCTCCAGAGACTCTGCTGGAACTCATGCGCCATCTCAACGGCGAAAAGCCCCTGGATCCGGTTCCCCCCACCGATTGGCGCAAGGCGCTGGAAGAAGAACCCAGAAGCGGGGGGAGCATTCGGGATCTGGCGGATGTCAAAGGTCAGGAGCATGCCCGGCGCGCCCTGGAAGTGGCGGCGGCGGGTGGACACAATCTGATCATGAGCGGCCCTCCGGGATCGGGCAAGACCCTGCTGGCCCGCTGTCTGCCGGGGATTCTGCCGGCCCTCACCATCGAAGACGCTCTGGAAGTCACCGCCATCCATTCCGTGGCCGGACGGCTGGAGGGGCGTTCCCCTTTGGTGACCCGGCGTCCGTTTCGCACCCCGCATCACACCTCCTCCCATGTGGCCCTGATCGGCGGCGGGGGCATCCCCAGGCCCGGCGAGGTGAGTCTGGCCCATCGGGGCGTGTTGTTTCTGGACGAAATCCCCGAGTTCGGTCGCAGCGCCCTGGAATCCCTGCGGGAGCCTTTGGAGGCCGGAGACGTGGGCATCTCCCGCGCCGCCCGTTCCACCCGTTTTCCAGCCCGGTTTCAACTGGTTTCCGCCTGCAATCCCTGTCCCTGCGGTTTTCGGGGCCATTCCCAGCGTCCTTGCCGTTGTACGCCGATCCAGGTGGAACGCTACGCCTCCCGGTTGTCCGGACCCTTGCTGGACCGCATCGATCTGCATGTGGAAGTGCCTCCGGTTCCCCCCGAAACCCTGGCGGCGCTTCCGTCGGGAGAGAGTTCCGCCATGGTGCGTCAGCGGGTGACCGAGGCCCGAATGCGGCAGTTGGCCCGCAACGGTCCCGGCGTGTTGAACGCGGATCTGGATGGCGCGCCCCTCGACCGTTTTGCCGCGTTGGACGACGAAAGCCGGGAACTGTTGTTGATGGCCAGTCGCAAGCTCTGTTTTTCCGCCCGTACCCACAACCGCATTCTCAAGGTCTCCCGTACCATCGCGGATCTGGAAGGGGCGGAGTCCATTGCCGCCGGGCATCTGGCGGAGGCGATCCAGTTTCGCATGGGGGGGAGGTTTCCGGGGAGCGGGTGA
- a CDS encoding class I SAM-dependent methyltransferase: MSESFKDHFSTVAGHYAGNRPGYPPELFVWLAGQCAERGLAWDCGAGTGQASVELARHFERVEATDASMAQIAQATPCPGVVYRQARAGASGLVLGSVDLIVVAQALHWFDLEAFYAEVRRVLKPGGVLAVWSYGVLSVEGEEVNTLVQDFYHHEVGPHWPPERYHVENGYRDLSFPFAAIPAPTFAMRARWHLDSLLGYFSSWSATAQYCKVRGIDPVALLRPRLRAIWGDVDRRRGVAWPLALRVGRVAASSLQSQS, translated from the coding sequence ATGTCTGAATCCTTCAAGGACCATTTTTCCACAGTGGCTGGCCATTATGCCGGGAATCGTCCCGGTTATCCGCCGGAGCTGTTCGTTTGGCTGGCCGGACAATGTGCGGAGCGGGGGTTGGCCTGGGATTGCGGGGCGGGAACCGGGCAGGCGTCCGTTGAGTTGGCGCGGCATTTCGAGCGGGTGGAGGCCACCGATGCCAGTATGGCCCAGATTGCCCAGGCCACCCCTTGTCCGGGGGTGGTTTATCGGCAGGCTCGGGCCGGGGCGAGTGGTCTGGTGTTGGGTTCGGTGGATTTGATCGTGGTGGCTCAGGCGCTGCATTGGTTTGATCTGGAAGCGTTTTATGCCGAGGTGCGCCGGGTGTTGAAACCGGGCGGCGTGTTGGCGGTGTGGAGTTATGGGGTGTTGAGCGTTGAAGGAGAGGAGGTCAACACCCTGGTTCAAGATTTCTATCATCACGAAGTCGGTCCCCATTGGCCGCCGGAGCGGTATCATGTGGAAAACGGCTATCGGGATTTGTCTTTTCCTTTTGCCGCCATCCCCGCCCCGACTTTTGCCATGAGGGCGCGGTGGCATCTGGATTCATTGTTGGGTTATTTTTCCAGTTGGTCGGCCACGGCCCAGTATTGCAAGGTGCGGGGAATCGATCCGGTGGCGTTGTTGCGCCCCCGTTTGCGTGCCATCTGGGGGGATGTGGACAGACGGCGGGGGGTGGCATGGCCTTTGGCGTTGCGGGTGGGGCGCGTCGCCGCATCCTCCCTCCAATCCCAATCCTGA